From Candidatus Zixiibacteriota bacterium, the proteins below share one genomic window:
- a CDS encoding T9SS type A sorting domain-containing protein, whose amino-acid sequence MYKSLIIILILSVCLIAVAAADQTELIVRQTAQGCQYEHAVQPMSIQEEIIAYDSAPAVYWSGLTDEGTMFSVRFTPPQPCSLSYIQIVSYGVPGEAKIHIFTDDDGTPGEDLITPFIAYFNADIQYQRIDLPSPINVGLDDFHIAVEYTIQAGIGPYVTGDNDGVTEDRSLYKTPENNNWTVVTVDLNFRAGVIYYGNDQVAPAFVHAQQIFGFTQDSEHVLSAEITDAAGVASADIHYSSDGINWAIIAMTNISGDTWEGAIPSQETGSTIFYYLSAIDNSLYSNEGFEPPAGENDPYPMDIIDGAEIFYDDGTPEAWWIVDTSYNDNAFAIKMTPSSYPAQILMARAFVSDDTPFTFTVNSVSASLPGDVLSGGEDVPAVRQEHGWAIGEWANGPVIYSGSFFLILHWNPETPGDPGVGQDTDNLIYHSYWYHGDIWNTSAEGEWIMRCIVHTSIGIEELSSDIMAPAEFALAGNYPNPFNPSTEIKFAAPVSGNVTIEIFNIAGQLIKNVFNGNVNAGIHSVNWNAADNSGNNVSSGVYYYKLTAGDRIDTKKMVLLK is encoded by the coding sequence ATGTATAAATCATTAATAATTATTTTAATACTGTCTGTCTGTCTAATTGCTGTTGCCGCTGCCGACCAGACCGAGCTTATCGTAAGACAGACAGCACAGGGCTGTCAATACGAACATGCTGTTCAGCCAATGAGTATTCAGGAAGAAATAATAGCCTATGATAGCGCCCCTGCTGTTTATTGGTCGGGTTTAACTGATGAGGGTACTATGTTTTCAGTTCGTTTTACTCCTCCTCAACCCTGTTCACTTTCGTATATTCAGATTGTAAGTTATGGTGTTCCGGGTGAAGCAAAAATCCATATTTTTACGGATGATGACGGTACGCCAGGCGAGGACTTAATTACGCCGTTTATAGCTTATTTTAATGCAGATATTCAATATCAAAGGATAGATTTACCTTCGCCTATTAATGTTGGCTTGGATGATTTCCATATTGCGGTCGAATATACGATACAAGCGGGTATTGGTCCCTATGTTACCGGCGACAATGACGGCGTTACTGAAGACCGTTCCCTGTATAAAACTCCGGAAAACAATAACTGGACAGTAGTTACAGTCGACTTGAATTTTCGCGCGGGCGTGATATACTATGGCAATGACCAGGTTGCGCCTGCCTTTGTCCATGCTCAGCAAATTTTCGGTTTTACCCAAGATAGCGAACATGTATTAAGCGCTGAAATTACCGATGCCGCAGGTGTCGCTTCCGCAGACATTCACTATTCCAGCGATGGCATCAATTGGGCAATAATCGCGATGACCAACATCAGCGGCGATACCTGGGAAGGCGCTATACCCTCTCAGGAAACCGGCTCCACTATATTTTATTATTTATCAGCTATAGATAATTCGCTATATTCAAATGAGGGCTTTGAACCACCGGCAGGAGAAAACGATCCCTACCCAATGGATATTATCGATGGCGCTGAAATTTTCTATGATGACGGCACTCCCGAAGCCTGGTGGATTGTCGATACATCCTACAACGATAACGCCTTTGCAATTAAAATGACCCCCTCATCTTATCCGGCGCAAATACTTATGGCTCGGGCTTTTGTTTCTGATGATACACCGTTTACCTTTACTGTTAACAGCGTTTCCGCCAGCCTCCCGGGCGATGTTCTGTCCGGCGGCGAAGATGTTCCAGCGGTGCGTCAGGAGCATGGCTGGGCGATTGGCGAATGGGCAAACGGCCCGGTGATATATTCCGGCAGTTTCTTCCTGATTTTACACTGGAATCCGGAAACTCCGGGCGATCCGGGTGTAGGCCAGGATACCGATAATTTAATTTACCACTCGTATTGGTATCATGGCGATATCTGGAATACAAGCGCCGAGGGCGAATGGATAATGAGATGCATCGTCCATACAAGTATAGGAATTGAAGAACTAAGCAGCGATATTATGGCGCCTGCCGAATTTGCACTGGCAGGCAATTATCCGAATCCATTTAATCCATCTACCGAAATTAAATTCGCAGCTCCCGTTTCCGGTAATGTAACGATTGAAATCTTCAATATTGCCGGCCAGCTTATTAAAAACGTATTTAACGGCAATGTCAATGCTGGTATTCATTCTGTAAATTGGAACGCTGCGGACAACAGCGGCAATAATGTTTCCTCCGGAGTTTACTATTATAAACTTACTGCAGGCGATAGAATTGACACTAAGAAGATGGTTCTTTTGAAATAA